The genomic segment GTTTCAGACCCGGAGACACTAATTCTCGGTTTAACATGTTCCCTATTGTCGGTAACACTGTACGATGACAGACCCGGCGATCGAATTGAACGGATTGACCAGACGCTTCGGTGACGTGACCGCTGTCGATACTGTCGACCTGACCGTCGAATCGGGCGAGATTTTCGGCTTTTTGGGCCCGAACGGGGCCGGAAAGTCTACGACCATCAACGTGCTTTTGGACTTCGTGAAACCGACGAGTGGATCGGCCTCGATGTTCGGACTGGATGTCGCCGACGACCGCGAGACGCTCCACAACCGGATTGGGGTCGTGCCCGAGAACTACGGACTGTACGACAGACTCAGCGGTCGGCGACATGTGAAACTCGCGGCAGAACTGAAAGACGCTGACGACGACCCTGGCGCCCTACTCGACCGGGTCGGACTCTCCCGGGAAGACGCGAACCGGCCGGCTGGGGAATACTCGACAGGGATGAGCCAGCGACTCGCCCTGGCGATGGCGCTGGTCGGGGCACCTGACCTGCTCATCCTCGACGAACCGACCAGTGGTCTCGACCCCAATGGCGCACGGGAACTCAGAGAGCTCATCCGCGCGGAAAACGAGCGCGGCGCGACCGTGTTTTTTTCGAGTCATATCCTCGAACAGGTCGAAGCCGTCGCCGATCGGGTCGGGATCATGAACAAGGGAGCGCTCGTCGCAGTCGACAGTATCGACCGGCTCAGACAGCAACTCGACACCGGAGCACAGGTGACGCTCTGGGTGGACCGCGAGCCCGAGTGCAATCTGGACAACCTCCCGGAGGTCCGCGACGTCGACGTGGTCGACGGCACTGTTCGGGGAACCTGTCTCGAACCGGCGGCCAAACTCCGGTTCATCGACCGGGTCCGTGAGGTAGCGACGGTCACCGACGTGCGCATCGAGGAGTCCTCGCTCGAGGAGATGTTCGCCAGCTACACTGGTGAAGACACCACGGACAGTCACGCCGAGCCGGGCGTCCCCGAAGGTGTCGCGTGATGAGCGTCCGCGCCATCGCTCGGAAGGACCTGGCCGACGCCGGCCGATCGAAGATGCTGTGGACTGTCACCGCGGTCGTTCTGCTGTCGACGGCCGGGATCACGGGACTCCTCGCAACGACTAGCGACATGACGGCCAGTGAGGTCTTCGGCCTTTCGTTCCAGCTCGCCGTGACGGTGCTTCCCATCGTCGCGCTCATCCTCGCCAAGGGAGCAGTCACCGCCGAGCGGGAGTCGGGCTCGCTCCGGGTACTGTTGAGCTTGCCGCCGTCGCGCCGGGACGTTCTCGTCGGGAAGCTCCTCGGCCGGACGGCCCTGATGCTCGGCGCGACGCTCGTCGGCGGGCTCGCGACGGGTCTGGTTGTCCTCACGACTCTGGGCGGCACTGTCGGCTCGGTAGCAGTATTTATCGGTTTTCTCGGGCTGATGAGCGTGGCGTTCGTCGCTGTCGGCGTCGGTATCTCCGCCGGCAGTACGAGCGACAGTCGTGCTACCGCCGTCGCCGTCGGTGCCTACATGATCCTGGTCGCGCTGTGGAACCTCATCCAGGGCGCTGTCCAGTACGGCGCCGTCGAACTGGGTCTGATGGCCGCTGGCAGCGAGCCGGCGTGGATACAGCTGATCGGACTATTCCCGCCCAACCGTGCCGCGAACGCCGCCTACCGGGCTACCGTTGAGGGCCAGTTCTTCGGTACCGATCCGTTTGCGTCCGTCTGGCTCCCGATTCTCGTCCTGCTAGCCTGGCTCTTCATCCCCGTCACGGCCGGGTACCTCCGTTTCCGCGACGCCCAGATCGGGTGATTCCCGCTCGTCCGCTCTACGACGGCTTCGCCCCGAGAGTCCGTTTCCTGCTCCGCCTTCGAACGACAGCAAGCTCACGACGGTGTGAGGACGGCACCGGCATAGGCGTGTGAGGAGCGCCACGATCCCGCCAGGACCCTGGCCAGGCCAACACGTGTCTCCCCGGCTGCGTTGCCGTATTGCATCGCGTATTTGATCCCTGCTGGGTAACGGTCCTCCAACAGCTTAACCAAAAGCCACGGATACGAATGCTGTTAATTAACATATTCGGCCTGCCGACACCGACGGGTTGACTACCTCACGACGAAACATACCACACTCCCATTCTATCGGTTTTCTCGCGGTTCTAAAATCTCTCGTGCATTTTTAATCGGTTTTAGATCGGTTTCTCCACTCGATAAAAGATCGTAAAACCACCGGGTAAACAGTAAAGCGAGCCGAATCCACACTGATAGTCTGCGCTTTATATGGGGGTGCCAGTGCATGGATCAAGTACGCGACCCAGTCATGTCCACTGCCGATCCCTCCATCCCACGCCCGCCGTCGCATCGAACCTCCAGGCACTCCTGGCGACGATCGTCGAGACGATCGTCTCGGTCTGCCAGGGCATCGCTTTCTGGGCGACGATCCCACTCCCACTGATCATCGCAGGCACGCTCGCGACGAACGTCGTCACGAGCCAGCCGCTCCTGGTTGGTGGCCTGGTCGTCCTGAACATCGTCTGTGCCGCGCTCGGGCACAACCACTCCCCCGACGCATGAGCCTCGCGATGTCTACCACACGAGATCCCGACGAGCAGTTCAGCAAGACCACGCTGTTCTGTCCGACCTGTGAGCACGCCAGCCCCATCGACGGGGACTGGATCATGGACGATGCCGTCCATCGCGAGCGCCTGCTCTGTCCTCGCTGTGGCGAGGTCGTCGTCGATCAGCCGGAGCTATAGACCAGCTATCGCACTTGCTTCGTGGCAGACTCCGACATCCGTCTATACTGGGACGCTCAGGAACTGATAGAAACATCATGCTGAATAGAGAGCTCATGTCGGTCACGTCGTCACCGTTGAAACTGCTGACGGGGAATCGTCAAGGACAGAAGGTCGCTTATCAGATTACGACCCTGGCATCGGTGAGAAACTCCTGCTTAGCTCGTTTAGCCTCTGGTCCCTCCGCAACGAGGCCAGGTGTCGATGGTTCGTTATCGAATCGGCCTGAATCCGGAGAGAGGGATTCCAGTATCTCGTTGAACGTCGACCCTTTTCTCCCGGTGATATGTACAAACCCTCCGTAGTGGCGTTGTTCGAACGGGGTCGTATCCGGGTCCGGGACGGCCTCTAGAATACAATCGCTCTTCTCTCGAAGGTATTCTGCGGCTTCGTGCTGTGAGTACTGACAGTCGGCGTAGAGCTGTTCTCGATCATGCTCGTCGAGATCGGCTTTAACTTGCTTGGTGGACTAGTATCTGACTGCATCGGAGCTAAAATCGTCGAGGTCCTCACCCAGCAGGTGCCCTGGGTCGTCGTCAGCCGGAGCGAGGGGCAGGCCTACCACTTCCCGGATCCACAGGCGACCGCCTACGGTGAGGCAGCGCCAGCCTGTGGCGCGGGGAACGAGGACTCCGAGTTCCGGATCGTCCGGATCACCGCCGTCGTTCCGATGTACGGGGGCTGCAAGGAGTGCCTTCGCGAAGACCGACCGGTCACACTCGAGGCCGTTCGGTGTCCGGACTGTGAGCGGCCGATCTGTACGGGCATCCTGCGCGGCCAGCGAGTCGGCGCCGTCGAGGGCCTCGCGATCACCTGTCCCGCCCAGACGTGTGGGTTCGAAGGCGTCGTCGACGCATACGTTTCGACCGGGTTCGCGTGAGTGCGGACGGTAGCCTCGATTTTGATTGGCGGTATCGGGCCAAGGTGAAAGGCCGCAGGCAGATTCCGACGACACCAACTGTTATGACACTCTCAGACAAATACTGACATAGACAGACATCAATGCCGATCAGAATCGATTCGAGCGGCGGGGAGACGCCGCCGATCAAACCCGGCACGAACGCTCACGAACTGCTCACCGTGTTGCTTGATCATCCCGACATGGGGTTCAGTCCGAAGGAACTGACCGAACTAACCGATGTCCCGCATTCCAGCGTCCACAAGACCCTCTCCCGACTCCAAGAGAAGGGCCTCGTTCGGAAGGTCGATTCTTACTGGGCGGTCGCCGAGGATGTCGCAGCGTCGGAGATAGCAAACGTGGTGAGCCTCCAGCAGATCGAGGCCGAATACGGCGATGACGCCTACGGTGACGATGAGGAGTGGGTCGACGACGCGCCGGATCTGGGAGAGAACGCGTAGGATGGCCTACGCACAGGGCAGTGTCGTCCTCGCGCCAGCGACGTTCAAAAGCGGAGTCCGACCGTATCTCGTCGTCTCGAACCGAAACCGACCGTTCTTCGGCGACCGGTATACAGTTGCGGTCATCACGTCGACAAAGCGGGCGCAGGCGGTCGAACTGACTGTCGAATCACTCATTGACGGTGAGCTGAAAACGTACCCGAGTTACGTGAGTCCGTGGTCGTTGCACGTCTTTCCACAGCAAGAAATCACCAAGCGCGTAGCGCAGGTGGATGACGCAACCATGACTGCGGTCGCAGACGGGGTTCACGAACTGACCCGGGTGCTTTGATCAAGCACTACGCTGTCTCGGTCACCGTTCTGAGTGGGCTCTCTCGATGAAGTGAGGAACTCGTGCGAAGAGGTTTGCAGCAGGACTGACGAACAGTTCGTGGACCGGCTACTCAGCGCCGGCTCTGGGCGCCAGAGCCGACCCCGAACCGGCGCATCGTCGAGGTTCGCCTGGAAGGCGGTCCTGACGCGATTCTGATCAATGACCTGTACGGTCCAGGTACCGGGTGCCTCCATCGTAATCAGGAACTGGATGTCGGTGTCTGGGTCGCCGTTCTCGTCGACGAGGCTACACAGTTCGATTTTGTCCTTTGGGAGCGTGATCATCCCGCCGCCGTTGCGGTTGATAAGTGAGTTGATATGGGGTATCGAATATCATTAGATTAACATTAGGTGTTCGGCGAGGAAGACGCCCGCCTCTGGCACTGTCGAGCATGTACGAGCTAGCGGGCCGTCGTTGGAACGTCGTCCTGCGGTCCGCCGGCAATCAGGTTCGGGCTGGACTATCCCGACAGGACTCACGGCCTGGTACTGATCGGCTCCGCCGTACCGAGCGAACATCCTGTCGAGGGTCCGTCGGGACCACCGCACGCGATTCTGCGAGACCCCGTATTCTGGGCCCTGATAAACCATGCGCCGTGGGTTCTGTACAGACTGTTCGGGATCGACCGTACCGAATACGACACAGCCCCACCTGTGGCACGGCGGCGCGTCACGGAACTACTCGAGACGCTCCTCCCCGTCGAACCTCGTGTCCCTGGGCTTCTCGCCGACGAGTCCGTGACGAACAGATCGATGATCGACCGCTACGACGAGTACCCGCTCGAAACGCTCGCCGTCCCCACAATCGTCGTCCACGCGGAAGACGATCCGCTGGCGTCGTTCGAGGACGCCAGGCATGGCCGACTCCGTAGGAGGAGGGATGGGAGGGAGATGAACGTCGAGTCGGCCCAGCAGTCTTCGAAATCCCCCGTCCG from the Haloarcula pelagica genome contains:
- a CDS encoding MarR family transcriptional regulator, encoding MPIRIDSSGGETPPIKPGTNAHELLTVLLDHPDMGFSPKELTELTDVPHSSVHKTLSRLQEKGLVRKVDSYWAVAEDVAASEIANVVSLQQIEAEYGDDAYGDDEEWVDDAPDLGENA
- a CDS encoding ABC transporter permease yields the protein MSVRAIARKDLADAGRSKMLWTVTAVVLLSTAGITGLLATTSDMTASEVFGLSFQLAVTVLPIVALILAKGAVTAERESGSLRVLLSLPPSRRDVLVGKLLGRTALMLGATLVGGLATGLVVLTTLGGTVGSVAVFIGFLGLMSVAFVAVGVGISAGSTSDSRATAVAVGAYMILVALWNLIQGAVQYGAVELGLMAAGSEPAWIQLIGLFPPNRAANAAYRATVEGQFFGTDPFASVWLPILVLLAWLFIPVTAGYLRFRDAQIG
- a CDS encoding ABC transporter ATP-binding protein, which translates into the protein MTDPAIELNGLTRRFGDVTAVDTVDLTVESGEIFGFLGPNGAGKSTTINVLLDFVKPTSGSASMFGLDVADDRETLHNRIGVVPENYGLYDRLSGRRHVKLAAELKDADDDPGALLDRVGLSREDANRPAGEYSTGMSQRLALAMALVGAPDLLILDEPTSGLDPNGARELRELIRAENERGATVFFSSHILEQVEAVADRVGIMNKGALVAVDSIDRLRQQLDTGAQVTLWVDREPECNLDNLPEVRDVDVVDGTVRGTCLEPAAKLRFIDRVREVATVTDVRIEESSLEEMFASYTGEDTTDSHAEPGVPEGVA
- a CDS encoding type II toxin-antitoxin system PemK/MazF family toxin gives rise to the protein MAYAQGSVVLAPATFKSGVRPYLVVSNRNRPFFGDRYTVAVITSTKRAQAVELTVESLIDGELKTYPSYVSPWSLHVFPQQEITKRVAQVDDATMTAVADGVHELTRVL